One region of Motacilla alba alba isolate MOTALB_02 chromosome 24, Motacilla_alba_V1.0_pri, whole genome shotgun sequence genomic DNA includes:
- the JHY gene encoding jhy protein homolog: MNPPNMKYISVSSPHTYASNNIHVPPKILVPPVFQPASWERERSSASSAEDSQDSDWESLEKERQRQLELQQRILQNQELGGQEAGDILEDDSLDEDSLEEMSSEEKGAEHDTRKKREPKIHGSGRKKLPVDKYSSLRYNPHWKRAKKGADFFEAEKASQIFGGSSGDFSLDSFYLHSDGSSENNQQEAKTQDSPPEFGPELFSFHGGDVASNKPVEPQAKREEPADGFHSKNNPGHAFPPQNQQDPPQRAKKNFVRKNKRTLGLQSERMNSYLELHNKKQQVLQGQEQHESLQRHEAESGQPLRGRALPRRNGQEPPGAAAAAEPSIHQQIPKAFQAAPPAVGQDPSSALHPSSSLGPAGKPQSGLNNCPNSVLTTPNYHFLPIFQNFYPPEVLNPEYPRKEDKESQHGSPAGIPHGFPASAIPGQHFARNSSSSGQTQPELGNISADFNAIFQEGEVKDQAPLADFKNHIHEDNSSPTAACRISHFTEKKEQHRPRISDFEDAFAGTWLWGLFPPALPQERRGSQGDSGKAEGNPRKMRRSSSEGSLLQREKQNQPKGSKKLGSSKFYFNLSMKLGGLGPDYETIKEKKEKLKLQKEYSRQIKEYNMKNITVVQRLPAKPQVSSVSRQKALEYAKKIPRPKTFIARQSEQELKEPLPQAAAEPRLPKIPSLESLWSRHEKEKEVVAAFEALHIL, encoded by the exons ATGAATCCTCCAAACATGAAATACATTTCAGTCTCTTCCCCCCACACTTACGCCAGCAACAACATCCACGTCCCTCCAAAAATCCTCGTGCCACCCGTCTTCCAAcctgccagctgggaaagggaaaggagctcTGCCTCCAGTGCTGAGGATTCCCAGGATTCCGACTGGGAGAGCCTGGAAAAGGAGAGGCAGCGccagctggagctccagcagaggATCCTGCAgaaccaggagctgggagggcaggaggcaggtGACATCCTGGAGGATGACAGCTTGGATGAGGACAGCTTGGAGGAGATGAGTTCTGAAGAGAAAGGAGCTGAGCACgacacaagaaagaaaagagaaccAAAGATTCATGGCAGTGGAAG gaaaaaactgCCTGTGGACAAATATTCCAGCCTGAGGTACAATCCTCATTGGAAGAGGGCAAAAAAGGGAGCAGATTTTTTTGAGGCAGAGAAGGCATCCCAAATTTTTGGAGGAAGCAGTGGGGACTTTTCACTGGATTCATTTTATCTCCATTCCGATGGCTCCTCAGAAAATAACCAACAGGAGGCAAAGACCCAGGATTCACCCCCAGAGTTCGGTCCAGAATTATTCAGCTTTCATGGAGGAGATGTGGCCAGCAACAAACCTGTTGAGCCACAAGCCAAAAGGGAGGAACCTGCGGATGGTTTTCATTCCAAAAATAATCCTGGCCACGCTTTTCCTCCTCAGAATCAACAGGATCCACcccaaagagcaaaaaaaaactttgtgAGAAAAAATAAGCGGACTTTGGGGTTACAGTCAGAGAGGATGAATTCCTATCTTGAGCTGCAcaataaaaagcagcaagttCTTCAAGGGCAG GAGCAGCACGAGTCCTTGCAGAGACACGAAGCAGAGTCCGGGCAGCCTCTCAGGGGCAGAGCTCTCCCACGGAGGAATGGCCAGGaacccccaggagcagcagcagcagcagagccttcGATCCACCAGCAAATCCCAAAAGcattccaggctgctccccctgcagtggggcaggatcccagctcagccctgcaccCAAGTTCTTCTCTTGGCCCAGCAGGAAAACCCCAGAGTGGCTTAAATAATTGCCCAAATTCAGTCCTTACCACGCCTAATTATCATTTTCTCCCAATATTCCAGAATTTTTACCCACCAGAGGTTTTAAATCCCGAATATCCCAGGAAGGAGGACAAGGAATCCCAGCACGGCTCTCCAGCTGGAATTCCACATGGATTCCCAGCCAGTgccatccctgggcagcattttgccAGGaatagcagcagcagtggccagACACAGCCAGAATTGGGGAATATTTCAGCTgattttaatgccatttttcaAGAAGGGGAGGTGAAGGATCAAGCACCGCTTGCGGATTTCAAAAATCACATTCATGAGGACAACAG CTCCCCAACAGCTGCTTGTAGGATCTCccatttcacagaaaagaagGAGCAGCATCGGCCAAGAATTTCTGATTTCGAGGACGCTTTTGCTGGCACGTGGCTGTGGGGTTTGttcccacctgccctgccccaggagcgGAGGGGCTCACAGGGAGATTCAGGGAAAGCTGAAGGAAATCCAAGGAAAATGAGACGAAGCAGCTCAGAAGGGTCTCTCctgcaaagggaaaagcaaaaccagcccaaaGGCAGCAAGAAG CTGGGTAGCTCCAAATTCTACTTCAATCTCAGTATGAAGCTTGGAGGCCTTGGACCTGACTACGAAACAATCAAAGAGAAA aaagaaaagctaaagCTGCAGAAGGAATATTCCAGGCAAATTAAGGAATACAACATGAAGAATATTACTGTGGTTCAGAGGCTGCCTGCAAAGCCCCAGGTGTCTTCAGTGTCCAGACAGAAG gCTCTGGAATATGCCAAGAAGATTCCAAGACCAAAGACTTTCATAGCGAGGCAAtcggagcaggagctgaaggagcctctgccccaggctgcagctgaaccCAGGTTAcccaaaatccc